In Paenibacillus guangzhouensis, a single window of DNA contains:
- a CDS encoding serine hydrolase domain-containing protein: MMNKEQTEAAITEHFRKKIRKDNKIYHASLLVHSDRLGIHLNLAEGRSAAFEIHADQPFYIASISKLFTSVLIGMLVEKGLLAYDEPISRYLDKDLLHQLHLVRGKDYTHEILIRHLLNHTSGLHCFFEDRPKRVKSMIDMIVDEPERTWTPLETLQWGKSHLHGHFRPGQGFHYSDTGYHLLGLIIENVMKLPFHDVIHIYIFTPLRMLHSYVAPGQPSSQNEHPIARLFIRDIDVTDYDSLSFMFAGGGIVSTTEDLLRFMRALVHHELIRSETIDTMLGDWARFFPGIDYGYGVMRFRAIPLLMPARYQAWGNAGSTGSFMFYHPATDAYFIGSLNQFRYHQKGIRLMMQTIDKLLKCDA, from the coding sequence ATGATGAACAAAGAACAGACCGAAGCCGCGATTACGGAACATTTCCGCAAAAAAATTCGCAAGGACAATAAGATTTACCATGCGTCCCTCCTTGTCCACTCCGATCGGCTCGGCATTCATTTGAATTTGGCTGAAGGACGATCCGCAGCGTTCGAGATCCATGCGGATCAACCCTTCTATATTGCGAGCATCAGCAAACTATTCACCTCCGTGCTCATCGGTATGCTCGTCGAAAAAGGACTCCTCGCCTACGATGAACCTATCTCACGATATTTGGACAAGGATCTGCTGCATCAACTCCATCTGGTTCGAGGCAAGGATTACACACATGAAATTCTGATCAGACATTTGTTAAATCATACATCTGGGCTCCATTGCTTCTTCGAAGATCGGCCAAAACGCGTGAAATCGATGATTGACATGATTGTCGATGAACCCGAGCGAACATGGACGCCGCTGGAAACATTACAGTGGGGTAAATCGCATCTCCATGGGCATTTCCGACCCGGCCAAGGGTTTCACTATTCCGATACAGGTTATCATCTCTTAGGATTGATCATCGAGAACGTGATGAAATTGCCTTTTCACGATGTTATACATATCTATATTTTTACGCCGCTTCGCATGCTCCACTCTTATGTTGCACCCGGCCAGCCGAGTAGCCAGAATGAACACCCGATAGCCCGTTTATTTATTCGAGATATCGATGTAACGGATTATGACAGTCTGAGTTTCATGTTTGCCGGAGGCGGGATCGTGTCTACGACGGAGGATTTGCTGCGATTCATGCGTGCCCTGGTCCATCATGAGCTGATTCGATCTGAGACCATCGACACGATGCTTGGGGACTGGGCGAGGTTCTTTCCGGGGATTGATTACGGATATGGGGTTATGCGTTTCCGCGCCATCCCCCTTCTTATGCCAGCACGTTATCAGGCGTGGGGAAATGCCGGCTCCACCGGTTCTTTCATGTTCTATCACCCTGCCACTGATGCATACTTCATCGGGAGTCTGAATCAATTCCGCTATCATCAAAAAGGAATCCGGTTGATGATGCAGACGATCGATAAGCTGCTGAAATGTGATGCTTAA
- a CDS encoding TetR/AcrR family transcriptional regulator yields the protein MMSPRTKEQNEEIRKQRKQEILQAAMHVYVEKGYAASEVGAIADRAGLAHGLVFYYFKNKKTLFRELYEMLMEESRRFTQTYFEQEGPVLELFQHYARIVCEQVLDRPAVSRFFGRISLDLHHLYTPDEISPFDWVKNFMRPMTRMLVMGMEQGMVPAGDANLMAMQFWGSVSQGMNYLDQVQQELTAEDLSEEERKEQLKKVLDQIVESSVALLKG from the coding sequence ATGATGTCCCCTCGTACAAAAGAACAGAATGAAGAGATTCGCAAACAGCGCAAGCAAGAGATTCTTCAGGCGGCGATGCATGTCTATGTGGAGAAGGGTTATGCCGCCTCTGAAGTAGGAGCGATTGCGGATCGGGCGGGTCTCGCGCATGGATTGGTCTTCTACTATTTCAAAAATAAAAAAACGCTGTTTCGCGAGCTCTATGAAATGTTAATGGAAGAGTCGAGACGATTTACGCAGACGTACTTCGAACAGGAAGGCCCTGTTCTAGAGTTATTCCAGCATTATGCCCGAATCGTCTGTGAGCAGGTGCTAGATCGGCCAGCCGTCTCTCGATTTTTCGGTCGGATTAGTCTGGATCTGCATCATCTGTATACGCCGGATGAAATATCACCTTTTGATTGGGTGAAAAATTTCATGCGCCCGATGACACGCATGCTTGTGATGGGAATGGAGCAGGGGATGGTACCAGCAGGTGACGCGAATTTGATGGCCATGCAATTCTGGGGCTCCGTATCCCAAGGAATGAACTATCTGGATCAGGTGCAGCAAGAACTTACAGCGGAGGATCTTTCTGAAGAGGAACGTAAGGAGCAGCTGAAGAAAGTTCTAGATCAGATCGTGGAATCGTCCGTTGCGTTATTGAAGGGTTAA
- a CDS encoding YqeB family protein, with amino-acid sequence MNMAYTSNAKTVVGYSTSTKVMLYGGFGLIGLAVGYFLPRIAEWALKLPWSPFEGPLKLLHSWQGVWLDAGLTLLGFIAGLVIAYLAIQESLVIACSDQEVTLRIDERECTIARGDVGRVFVDRGHLVILGSSGHELAREKSDSKEEQIGRAFTEHGYPYTPGGDPYEAEYRRWVPDTPDLDAAANAILKAREMALKEEEKIDVRDLRQELGKMGIIVRDVEKRQYWRFVK; translated from the coding sequence ATGAACATGGCTTATACTTCCAATGCCAAGACGGTCGTCGGCTACTCAACGTCTACCAAAGTTATGCTGTATGGCGGATTTGGATTGATCGGTTTGGCCGTCGGTTACTTTCTTCCTCGTATTGCGGAATGGGCGCTCAAGTTACCATGGAGCCCTTTTGAAGGACCGCTAAAACTGCTTCATTCCTGGCAAGGGGTATGGCTGGATGCGGGACTAACTCTTCTAGGTTTCATCGCTGGACTCGTTATCGCCTATCTTGCGATTCAGGAGAGTCTTGTTATTGCGTGCAGCGACCAGGAAGTGACATTGCGTATTGATGAGCGTGAGTGTACGATTGCCCGCGGCGATGTTGGTAGGGTATTCGTAGACCGGGGGCATCTTGTCATCCTTGGATCTTCGGGGCACGAACTGGCGCGAGAGAAGAGCGATTCCAAAGAAGAGCAAATCGGCAGAGCGTTTACCGAGCACGGTTATCCCTACACGCCGGGGGGAGATCCGTATGAGGCGGAATACCGGCGATGGGTGCCGGATACGCCAGATCTGGATGCTGCGGCGAATGCCATCTTGAAGGCTCGGGAAATGGCACTGAAGGAAGAAGAGAAAATCGATGTTCGAGACCTGCGCCAAGAGCTGGGCAAAATGGGCATTATCGTCCGTGATGTCGAGAAACGCCAATACTGGCGCTTCGTCAAATGA